A segment of the Acidobacteriota bacterium genome:
GAACTGCAGGTGGGCATCAGGTTCCTGTTCGGCGCTCGATGAGCGGATCGTCGTTCGCGGGCGCGCGCGACCGGATTCTCTCGGCCGTGGACGCCATCGCCGCGGAGGCGGTGGCGTTTACGGCCGGCTTGATCCGGATCCCCACGGTCAATCCGCCGGGCGACGCGTACGACGAGTGCGCGCGATTCATCGGCCGCCAGCTCGCCTCGTTCGGCTTCGAGACGGAGTACGTCGACGCGCAGGGCCGTCCTGAGCACACCACGCGTCATCCGCGACTGAACGTCGTCGGGCGCCGCCGCGGCGAGCGGGCGCGCCCGTGCGTGCACCTGAACGGCCACGTCGACGTCGTGCCCGCCGGTGCCGGATGGACGAAAGACCCGTTCGGCGGCGAAGTATCGGACGGCCGGATCTACGGACGCGGCGCCTGCGACATGAAAGCCGGCATCGCCGCCGCCGTGTTCGCCGCCGAAGCGATCCGGCGCGCCGGCGTGCCGATGGCGGGGACGATTGAAATCAGCGCCACGGTGGACGAAGAGAGCGGCGGGTTTGCCGGGATGGCGCTGCTCTGCGAGCGCGGCCTGCTCGCGCGCGACCGCACGGATTACGTCATCATCCCTGAACCGTTGAACGTGGACCGCGTGTGCGTGGGACACCGCGGCGTCTACTGGTTCGAGGTCACCACGCGCGGGCGCATCGGCCACGGGAGCATGCCGTTCCTCGGCGTGAGCGCGATCGAGCACATGGGCCGCGTCCTCGATCGCTTCCATCGCGACCTGGCGCCCCGCCTGGCGTCGCGCACGACGGCCGTGCCGGTCGTGCCCGAGAGCGCCCGGCACCCCACCCTCAACATCAACGGCATCTCCGGCGGCCAGCCCGTGGACGGCATCCAGACGCCGTGCGTGGCGGACCTCTGCCGCGCGGTGTTCGACCGCCGGTTCCTGCTCGAGGAGGGCTTCGAGACGACGCGGGTGGAAATCGTCGAGATGCTCGACCGCGCCGCCCGCGAGACGCCGAATTTCGAGTTCGAGCTGCGAGACCTAATGACCGTCCACCCG
Coding sequences within it:
- a CDS encoding acetylornithine deacetylase/succinyl-diaminopimelate desuccinylase family protein; its protein translation is MSGSSFAGARDRILSAVDAIAAEAVAFTAGLIRIPTVNPPGDAYDECARFIGRQLASFGFETEYVDAQGRPEHTTRHPRLNVVGRRRGERARPCVHLNGHVDVVPAGAGWTKDPFGGEVSDGRIYGRGACDMKAGIAAAVFAAEAIRRAGVPMAGTIEISATVDEESGGFAGMALLCERGLLARDRTDYVIIPEPLNVDRVCVGHRGVYWFEVTTRGRIGHGSMPFLGVSAIEHMGRVLDRFHRDLAPRLASRTTAVPVVPESARHPTLNINGISGGQPVDGIQTPCVADLCRAVFDRRFLLEEGFETTRVEIVEMLDRAARETPNFEFELRDLMTVHPVRTPQDSPLIAALGDGIHQVLGRKATQVASPGTYDHKHVARIAGIEHCVAYGPGILDLAHQPDEWCGVDDLVNATKVIALALHELAGAR